One genomic window of Roseinatronobacter monicus includes the following:
- a CDS encoding DUF4150 domain-containing protein, whose translation MSTPKEGSRDIGDGIIISLSPDVCLTPVGSSTVPVPYSVFAYQSDDANTAATVRMTGKRAHNMGSVVTATKGDGPGTSGGVVSGTVGAACHPKGHSSSVNIQGKPAIMNGDEWYMNNKNTVGKLTYVLNTETFEATPAVALFLKQSSEQGSLPEDGDAHG comes from the coding sequence ATGAGCACCCCCAAGGAAGGTAGCCGCGATATTGGCGACGGGATCATCATCTCGCTGTCGCCCGATGTCTGCCTGACGCCGGTTGGCAGCAGCACGGTTCCGGTGCCCTATTCGGTCTTCGCCTATCAGTCAGACGACGCCAATACCGCCGCAACCGTGCGCATGACCGGCAAGCGCGCGCATAACATGGGGTCGGTCGTGACCGCGACCAAGGGCGACGGGCCGGGAACGTCGGGGGGGGTAGTCTCGGGCACCGTGGGCGCGGCTTGCCACCCCAAAGGGCATTCCTCATCCGTCAATATCCAGGGGAAACCCGCAATTATGAATGGTGATGAATGGTACATGAACAACAAGAATACCGTCGGCAAACTGACCTATGTTCTGAACACCGAAACTTTTGAGGCCACGCCTGCCGTCGCGTTGTTTTTGAAACAATCCTCCGAACAAGGCAGCTTGCCGGAAGATGGTGATGCGCATGGTTGA
- a CDS encoding IS5 family transposase: MPHKFNDGRRHKFEKKRYRITNWAGYNESLRRRGDVTIWLSPEVEAAWRAERRKTRGGQPVYSDLSIVTCLTLGIVYNQPLRQTEGFVGSLVKLMGLDLLVPDYSTLSRRGAGLILPMKARASTDGPIHLVVDSTGLKIFGEGEWLENKHKTKAKRKSWRKLHLGLDLVTGEIACSELTTDDVGDPTALPELLDQIDGDVTRFIADGAYDGDPTSDLLVKLFGVDVEITIPPPKTAVLSAEAVGNPTLRDQRIAAIRTGGRMAWQVSSGYNQRSRGETQMGRWKIVIGPKLKARSFPNQKTEAKIGTHILNKMTELGRAKFEVVA, encoded by the coding sequence ATGCCGCATAAATTCAATGACGGCCGCCGGCACAAGTTCGAGAAGAAGCGGTACCGCATTACGAACTGGGCTGGCTATAACGAAAGCCTGCGTCGGCGGGGCGATGTAACAATTTGGCTAAGCCCCGAGGTTGAAGCTGCATGGCGTGCAGAGCGCCGCAAGACACGGGGTGGCCAGCCAGTTTATTCTGACCTGTCTATTGTGACCTGCCTGACACTTGGCATCGTTTACAACCAGCCGCTGCGCCAGACCGAAGGGTTTGTAGGCAGCCTTGTGAAGCTCATGGGGCTGGATTTGCTGGTGCCCGACTACTCGACCCTGTCACGTCGCGGGGCCGGTTTGATCTTGCCGATGAAAGCGCGCGCGTCGACGGATGGCCCGATTCATCTTGTCGTAGATAGCACGGGCCTGAAGATATTTGGCGAAGGCGAGTGGCTGGAAAACAAGCACAAAACAAAGGCCAAACGCAAATCCTGGCGCAAGCTGCATCTTGGGCTGGACCTTGTCACCGGCGAAATTGCCTGCTCTGAACTGACCACCGATGATGTGGGTGATCCGACCGCCTTGCCAGAGCTTCTGGATCAGATTGACGGGGACGTGACACGCTTCATCGCCGACGGCGCCTATGACGGCGACCCGACCAGCGACTTGCTCGTGAAGCTGTTTGGGGTTGATGTCGAGATCACTATTCCGCCTCCCAAGACTGCAGTTCTCAGCGCCGAGGCTGTGGGCAATCCAACGCTGCGCGACCAGCGCATTGCCGCAATACGCACAGGCGGGCGTATGGCCTGGCAGGTGAGCAGCGGATACAATCAGCGCAGCCGCGGTGAAACACAAATGGGTCGCTGGAAGATAGTCATCGGCCCCAAACTGAAAGCGCGCAGCTTTCCCAACCAGAAAACAGAAGCCAAGATCGGCACCCACATTCTGAACAAGATGACCGAACTTGGCCGTGCCAAGTTCGAAGTCGTCGCTTGA
- a CDS encoding IS110 family transposase, whose translation MYDTMIGVDLAKRVFHLHVASMTGHVRDRKKLTPLQFRRYMADAPNCVVVFEACGSAHYWARQMMELGHEARIIPAQYVKPFVKRHKNDRNDAEAIVVAAQRPEMHFTTVKSEQQQARAVVFRARERLVNQRTELVNALRSTLYEYGHTFPVGFGHVKRIAELLEAPECDLPALVVTECQDLLAQIAEKTERITAKDKLIRQLAKESAVARRLQTMPGVGPMTALAMEAFAPDMAQFSCGRDFAAWLGLVPLQKSTGGKSRLGKLSKMGQVDIRRLLIIGAMSRIIGRARHTIPDDSWLGRKVAMKPKMLVGITLANKMARQIWAMLTKNEDYRDPALVGAA comes from the coding sequence ATGTACGATACAATGATCGGGGTAGATTTGGCAAAGCGAGTTTTTCATCTGCACGTCGCGTCGATGACAGGGCATGTGAGAGATCGCAAGAAGCTGACGCCATTGCAGTTTCGGCGCTACATGGCGGACGCGCCGAATTGCGTTGTGGTCTTTGAAGCCTGTGGGAGCGCGCATTACTGGGCGCGGCAAATGATGGAGCTGGGCCACGAGGCGCGGATCATCCCGGCGCAGTACGTAAAGCCGTTTGTAAAACGCCATAAAAATGACCGGAATGACGCAGAGGCGATCGTGGTGGCGGCGCAGCGTCCCGAGATGCACTTCACGACGGTGAAGAGTGAACAGCAGCAGGCACGCGCGGTCGTATTTCGGGCGCGCGAACGACTTGTAAATCAGCGCACTGAGCTGGTGAACGCTTTGCGCTCAACGCTCTATGAATACGGGCACACATTCCCTGTGGGATTTGGCCATGTGAAACGGATCGCCGAACTGTTGGAGGCGCCTGAGTGCGACCTTCCTGCTCTTGTCGTAACGGAGTGCCAGGACCTGCTGGCGCAAATTGCTGAGAAGACAGAACGCATCACAGCGAAGGACAAGTTGATCAGGCAACTCGCGAAAGAAAGCGCCGTGGCGCGGCGTCTGCAAACGATGCCAGGGGTCGGCCCGATGACTGCGCTGGCGATGGAGGCGTTTGCGCCGGATATGGCGCAGTTCTCCTGCGGGCGGGATTTCGCGGCCTGGCTGGGGTTGGTGCCTTTGCAAAAATCAACTGGTGGCAAGAGCAGATTGGGCAAGTTATCCAAGATGGGCCAGGTCGATATCCGACGGCTTCTGATCATCGGGGCGATGTCGCGGATCATTGGTCGGGCGCGTCATACGATTCCAGATGACAGCTGGCTCGGCCGGAAAGTGGCCATGAAGCCGAAGATGCTGGTGGGCATCACGCTGGCGAACAAGATGGCTCGCCAGATTTGGGCGATGCTGACGAAGAATGAGGATTACAGAGATCCGGCGCTGGTGGGCGCGGCATGA
- a CDS encoding Hcp family type VI secretion system effector has translation MPMPAYLTIEGETQGLITQGATTFDSITNEWQAGHEDEIMVQAFSHAVITPRDPQSGSPTGTRIHQPFTFTCTLNKSVPLLYNALVTGELLTKVELKWYRTQASEQVHFFTTALEEALIVDINCDMPHCKDMTSKDYTQLVQVKMTYRKIMWDHVVAGTSGSDDWRNPIQA, from the coding sequence ATGCCAATGCCGGCGTATCTGACCATTGAAGGCGAAACCCAGGGCCTGATCACCCAAGGGGCGACCACATTTGATTCCATCACCAATGAATGGCAAGCAGGCCATGAAGACGAGATCATGGTGCAGGCGTTCTCACATGCGGTGATCACACCGCGCGACCCGCAGTCGGGCTCACCCACGGGCACCCGCATCCACCAGCCCTTTACCTTTACTTGCACGCTGAACAAATCGGTGCCGCTTTTGTACAACGCGCTGGTCACCGGCGAATTGCTCACCAAGGTCGAGCTGAAATGGTACCGCACCCAGGCATCCGAGCAGGTGCATTTCTTCACCACCGCGCTGGAAGAGGCTTTGATCGTCGATATCAATTGCGACATGCCACATTGCAAGGACATGACCTCCAAGGATTACACCCAGCTTGTGCAGGTCAAGATGACCTACCGCAAGATCATGTGGGATCATGTGGTCGCGGGCACATCCGGCTCTGATGACTGGCGCAATCCGATCCAGGCCTGA
- a CDS encoding DUF2169 family type VI secretion system accessory protein, with protein MLTDNATPFSAIGFEQWHRDGPTMAVVAVRGSFLVGPGGALELAETQQIVLADEFAGDPQKSPLVRLSDLVPFKPGTDVTFLGSAHAPQGQPLASISAALSIAGRRVEICATGPRQWRAVQDSWILSEPEPVDVVPVCYTLASGGRIIGDPEGTVDPRNPIGPGLIDPDVTPRNRDFPAPRLFNSRDPLHDDFARPPRPAGLGPMAPWWAARQNHAGTYDDAWKDKTHPRLPADFDYRFYNCAHPYLILPGHLSGGALLELENLSPAGREHIVLPAEVPVARFSYTDGREVEVALNFFGCRP; from the coding sequence ATGCTGACCGACAACGCCACCCCCTTTTCCGCGATCGGCTTTGAACAATGGCACCGCGACGGGCCGACGATGGCGGTGGTTGCGGTGCGGGGCAGCTTTCTGGTCGGGCCGGGTGGCGCGCTGGAACTGGCCGAGACCCAGCAGATCGTTCTGGCCGATGAATTCGCGGGTGATCCGCAGAAGTCACCTCTGGTGCGGCTGTCCGATCTGGTGCCCTTCAAGCCCGGAACGGATGTCACATTCCTCGGTTCGGCCCATGCCCCACAGGGGCAGCCCTTGGCCTCGATCTCTGCGGCCCTGAGCATCGCAGGGCGTCGGGTGGAGATTTGCGCGACCGGACCGCGCCAGTGGCGCGCTGTGCAAGACAGCTGGATCCTGTCCGAGCCGGAACCGGTAGATGTCGTTCCGGTTTGTTACACTCTGGCCAGCGGCGGGCGGATCATCGGCGATCCGGAGGGGACGGTCGATCCGCGCAACCCCATCGGCCCGGGCCTGATTGATCCGGATGTCACCCCGAGGAACCGGGACTTTCCTGCCCCGCGTCTCTTCAACAGCCGCGATCCCCTGCATGACGATTTCGCCCGGCCGCCCCGGCCAGCCGGGCTTGGCCCGATGGCCCCCTGGTGGGCCGCGCGGCAGAACCATGCCGGAACCTATGACGATGCGTGGAAGGACAAGACCCACCCGCGGTTGCCGGCTGACTTTGACTACCGCTTTTACAATTGCGCCCATCCCTATCTGATCTTGCCCGGCCATTTGTCGGGTGGCGCGCTGCTGGAACTGGAAAACCTCAGCCCCGCGGGGCGGGAACACATTGTCCTGCCCGCCGAGGTGCCTGTCGCGCGCTTCAGCTATACCGATGGCCGCGAGGTCGAGGTCGCGTTGAACTTCTTTGGTTGCCGCCCGTGA
- a CDS encoding 3'-5' exonuclease, protein MDLALERFWVMDVEGNGASPPEIVEIALVGLAHLELQSKQMEWLVRPQVPISPAVTRIHGITDSDVADAPDIDDIADDVMTWTDGARIIGHNVRVELDAISNAIPDWQPAMAIDTLKLAKSVCPGLQSYGLEKLGQHFELTEQASRISGKKHHSALYDSVLTALLFIELVTSLPEERRNSVLIDCDLLNPSQGSLL, encoded by the coding sequence ATGGACCTAGCTCTGGAAAGATTCTGGGTTATGGATGTCGAGGGAAATGGTGCATCACCACCGGAGATCGTGGAGATCGCGCTGGTGGGTTTAGCCCATCTAGAGTTACAGTCCAAGCAGATGGAATGGCTCGTTCGTCCCCAAGTGCCCATCTCCCCGGCCGTGACACGTATTCACGGGATCACTGACAGCGATGTGGCCGACGCCCCCGACATTGACGACATCGCCGATGATGTAATGACTTGGACAGACGGAGCCCGCATCATTGGGCACAACGTCAGAGTCGAGCTGGACGCCATTTCAAACGCGATTCCAGACTGGCAGCCAGCAATGGCCATCGATACATTGAAGTTGGCGAAGTCGGTTTGTCCAGGCCTACAGTCGTACGGCCTCGAGAAACTGGGTCAACATTTCGAACTTACAGAGCAGGCTTCACGGATAAGCGGGAAGAAACATCATTCTGCGCTTTACGACTCTGTCCTCACCGCCTTGCTATTCATTGAGCTGGTGACGTCACTTCCAGAAGAACGAAGGAATTCGGTACTAATTGACTGCGATCTGTTGAACCCATCGCAAGGAAGTCTGTTATGA
- a CDS encoding radical SAM protein yields the protein MKKPHLVMPDEQAVDALISHWAFRAGTTPIQIFNRATDPFLPGVKDHLFACLEELDRRGFSNPVLVITRWHVLPDDVERMNGLKNIKLTVLVTWSGIDDKRIEPVDSAIAEASIRTLALHAKRLRCILYWRPIIAGVNDGPDNLARAKELAGVAHATVFTGLFYREEIRSYFASIGVPDLYDDAARRKILPEQVEANILEAFDGTPIFRKTSCGVAYVHGVADYNGHFGIREICDICPLHQREICAAAHKTPSADVVARLADAVGLDAATVTIDGRRVEVAGSAEQQRYFMQHTLNYQVHDRAQPHHYGRHGKADLGWT from the coding sequence ATGAAGAAGCCGCATCTGGTGATGCCCGACGAGCAAGCGGTCGATGCATTGATTTCTCACTGGGCGTTCCGAGCCGGTACAACGCCGATACAGATATTTAACCGCGCAACTGATCCCTTTCTTCCTGGAGTCAAGGATCACCTGTTCGCGTGCCTCGAGGAGCTTGACCGACGCGGGTTCAGCAATCCCGTTTTGGTAATCACCCGATGGCATGTCCTGCCAGACGATGTCGAGCGGATGAATGGCCTGAAAAATATCAAGCTAACCGTGCTGGTCACATGGTCCGGCATTGACGACAAACGTATAGAGCCCGTCGACAGCGCGATTGCCGAGGCATCGATCCGAACCTTGGCACTGCATGCCAAACGCCTGCGCTGCATTCTCTATTGGAGACCAATAATTGCAGGCGTGAATGATGGCCCGGACAATCTCGCCCGAGCAAAAGAACTCGCTGGAGTAGCTCATGCTACTGTTTTTACAGGTCTGTTCTACCGCGAGGAAATCAGGAGCTACTTTGCTTCGATAGGTGTGCCTGATTTATATGACGATGCCGCACGGAGAAAGATCCTGCCGGAGCAAGTGGAGGCAAATATTCTCGAAGCTTTCGACGGGACGCCAATCTTCCGAAAGACCTCATGCGGCGTGGCGTATGTGCACGGCGTAGCAGACTACAACGGTCACTTTGGGATCCGCGAGATCTGCGACATTTGTCCTTTGCATCAGCGTGAAATTTGCGCTGCCGCTCACAAAACACCATCCGCCGATGTTGTTGCGAGATTGGCCGACGCGGTGGGATTAGACGCCGCTACTGTGACTATCGATGGGCGGCGGGTCGAGGTCGCGGGAAGCGCTGAACAGCAGAGGTATTTCATGCAGCATACTTTGAACTACCAGGTGCATGACCGCGCTCAACCGCATCATTATGGCCGACACGGAAAGGCTGACTTGGGATGGACCTAG
- a CDS encoding IS630 family transposase (programmed frameshift) translates to MGAALALRTDYDGMKLRELARKTKDANQARRLLALAEIYDGGRRSDAARIGGVGLQIVRDWVERFNARGPDGLINGKAPGQQSKLNDEQRRALAAIVESGPTLSVHGVVRWRLSDLRKWIADTFGISLHETSISRELRALGYVKLTARPRHHAQDTAALEDFKKGFAAAVAKLRARLLQGTVIEVWFQDEARVGQKNKITRRWAKRGTRPSAPHDQRTSSSYIFGAICPALGKAAGLVLPACNTEAMALHLAEISQTVAPKAHGAVLVDQAAWHMTDKLVIPDNITIIPIPAKCPELNPVENIWQFMRDNWLSNLIFETYEDIVDHCCKAWNKLVSMPDTITSIGTRDWAQEF, encoded by the exons ATGGGCGCAGCGCTCGCGTTACGGACAGACTACGACGGCATGAAGTTGAGAGAACTTGCGCGAAAGACAAAGGATGCCAACCAAGCCCGCAGGCTTTTGGCGCTGGCGGAGATCTATGATGGCGGTCGGCGCAGCGATGCTGCTCGGATTGGTGGTGTTGGCCTACAAATTGTCCGTGACTGGGTGGAGCGGTTTAATGCCCGCGGGCCTGACGGCTTGATCAACGGCAAAGCTCCTGGTCAGCAGTCTAAGCTTAACGATGAGCAGCGCAGGGCGCTTGCTGCAATTGTTGAGAGCGGTCCGACCTTATCGGTCCATGGGGTCGTCCGCTGGCGCCTGAGTGATCTGAGGAAATGGATTGCAGACACATTTGGGATTTCACTTCACGAGACGTCGATAAGCCGGGAACTCAGGGCGCTTGGTTATGTCAAACTCACAGCACGCCCGCGCCATCACGCGCAAGATACAGCCGCACTGGAGGACTTT AAAAAAGGGTTTGCAGCCGCAGTAGCAAAGCTCCGCGCACGGCTCCTGCAAGGCACTGTGATCGAAGTCTGGTTCCAAGATGAAGCGCGTGTCGGCCAGAAAAACAAGATCACGCGCCGATGGGCGAAGCGCGGTACGCGACCTTCCGCCCCACATGATCAGCGCACGAGTTCAAGCTACATCTTTGGAGCGATTTGCCCAGCCCTCGGGAAAGCTGCAGGTCTTGTGCTGCCAGCGTGCAATACCGAAGCGATGGCCCTGCATCTTGCTGAAATCTCCCAAACTGTCGCACCCAAAGCACATGGGGCTGTGCTCGTGGATCAAGCCGCATGGCACATGACTGACAAGCTGGTCATTCCGGACAACATCACCATCATCCCGATCCCCGCAAAATGCCCAGAACTCAATCCAGTCGAAAACATCTGGCAATTCATGCGAGACAACTGGCTATCAAACCTCATCTTCGAAACCTATGAAGACATCGTAGATCATTGCTGCAAGGCTTGGAACAAATTGGTCAGCATGCCCGACACAATCACCTCCATTGGAACCCGCGACTGGGCTCAAGAGTTCTGA
- a CDS encoding AAA family ATPase, with protein MMKRPFKIGVAGTHSTGKSTLVSLVRRAFEREGLRVGQVEDLATRARDLGFPILMHHTYESTLWIMAECMRQEAELALSSDVIIVDRPVPDALGYLWAALDLSGRSEDPRRLQELEAIAVAHVGDYDLLVLTVLDISLPLGPGRDSGTMFRQAAADKVSGIMDRYAPKAIKMTSKNSTGVAEALVRACLEARH; from the coding sequence ATGATGAAAAGGCCATTCAAAATAGGAGTTGCCGGTACCCATTCGACAGGCAAATCCACTCTCGTTTCACTGGTTCGACGTGCATTCGAACGCGAAGGTCTGAGAGTTGGGCAAGTTGAAGATTTGGCAACGCGTGCGCGAGACTTAGGTTTCCCAATCTTGATGCATCATACTTATGAGAGTACGTTGTGGATCATGGCCGAATGCATGCGGCAAGAAGCTGAGCTGGCACTGTCGAGCGACGTTATAATCGTAGATCGCCCTGTTCCTGATGCACTCGGGTATTTGTGGGCGGCCTTGGACTTATCCGGGCGTTCGGAGGATCCTCGTCGTTTGCAGGAGCTTGAAGCGATTGCTGTGGCGCATGTGGGCGACTACGACCTGTTGGTTTTGACAGTGCTCGACATTTCGCTTCCGCTTGGGCCGGGTCGCGATAGTGGCACGATGTTTCGTCAGGCAGCGGCAGACAAAGTGAGCGGCATTATGGACCGCTACGCTCCGAAGGCGATCAAAATGACCTCCAAAAATTCAACCGGCGTGGCAGAAGCACTGGTCCGCGCATGCCTTGAGGCCCGCCACTGA
- a CDS encoding type VI secretion system Vgr family protein yields MSLFEQLSSLAQRFLDQDQDLAFGFEAAAGRFTVVGFSVQEAINTPFEIVVDLASLDPDIDLAALLDAPACLGLYSKYQAPRHFHGIVTDAMRGDSGYRRTFYTLVLRPSLSRLDHGSDWRIWQDMTVPEVAAQLLSEQGVTDVDWRLAETYLPREYLTQAGETNRAFLERILAEEGIFYAFAHSPDGHKLIVTDAPLAMPMIADPVLAYNANPGGQSRGVWVSRFSQTERLRASHYAMEDYTFHNPPAGMGTLAVGERLDGLKGRYEHFAYPGRYKDPASVGNRFTRHRIEAERVDATTGAGETNCLHLNAAFQMTLAAHTDPRANSRHRLLAVSHSGQQSAALEEDAGDAPTTYSASFVTKPGHLPYRPAVPRKPVVDGPQMAVVTGPPGEEIYCDNFGRVKVQFEWNRHTPADEHSSCWIRVSQNWGGGGWGHMAIPRIGQEVIVDFFDGDADQPIITGRTYNARNRPPYKLPEHKTKMVIRSDTHKGSGFNELSFEDEAGRENIALHAQKDQTLKVLNNRMKRIDNDQIESVGSNKAIEVGSNHQEKIGGSMNLSVGGGPLGLFGLLGAVAAAGGQDALAGSEAVGNPIISKFVGALAAAGAAAEVATLGGNAGFSGAGGNRREAGAAQSSAGSTLGSLLSSVMPMSGIKTTMVEKLVSDTIGLARTEQIGAYKNTSVGHTMTVHVGKEFIINVGKSKFVMDSDGNVTIIGTKFNFAASGHVQINGKIIDLN; encoded by the coding sequence ATGAGCTTATTTGAGCAGCTTTCCAGCCTTGCGCAGCGGTTTCTGGATCAGGATCAGGATCTGGCCTTCGGGTTTGAAGCGGCGGCGGGGCGGTTCACGGTTGTGGGGTTCTCGGTGCAAGAGGCGATCAACACGCCCTTCGAGATCGTTGTGGATCTGGCCTCATTGGACCCTGATATCGATCTGGCAGCCCTGCTGGATGCGCCGGCCTGTCTGGGATTGTATAGCAAATACCAGGCCCCGCGTCATTTCCACGGGATTGTCACAGATGCCATGCGCGGCGATAGCGGGTACCGGCGCACCTTTTATACGCTGGTGCTGCGCCCGAGCCTGTCGCGGCTCGATCATGGCTCGGATTGGCGCATCTGGCAGGATATGACCGTGCCCGAAGTGGCCGCGCAATTGCTGTCCGAACAGGGCGTCACGGATGTGGATTGGCGGCTGGCTGAGACCTATCTGCCGCGCGAATATCTGACCCAGGCGGGCGAGACCAACCGCGCGTTCCTGGAGCGCATTCTGGCCGAGGAAGGGATTTTCTACGCCTTCGCCCATTCGCCCGACGGCCATAAGCTGATCGTGACCGATGCGCCGCTGGCCATGCCGATGATCGCCGATCCGGTGCTGGCCTATAATGCCAATCCCGGCGGGCAGTCGCGCGGGGTCTGGGTCAGCCGCTTCAGTCAGACCGAGCGGCTGCGCGCCTCGCATTATGCGATGGAGGATTACACGTTCCACAACCCCCCCGCCGGGATGGGCACGCTGGCCGTGGGCGAGCGGCTGGACGGGCTGAAAGGGCGCTACGAGCATTTCGCCTATCCGGGCCGCTACAAAGACCCCGCCAGCGTGGGCAACCGCTTCACCCGCCACAGGATCGAGGCTGAGCGGGTCGATGCCACCACTGGCGCGGGTGAGACGAATTGCCTGCATTTGAACGCAGCCTTCCAGATGACGCTGGCCGCCCATACTGACCCGCGCGCCAATAGCCGCCACCGGCTGCTGGCCGTGTCGCATTCGGGCCAGCAATCCGCCGCGCTGGAAGAAGACGCAGGCGACGCGCCCACGACCTATTCCGCCAGCTTCGTCACCAAGCCCGGACATCTGCCCTATCGCCCCGCAGTGCCGCGCAAACCGGTGGTGGACGGGCCGCAAATGGCCGTGGTCACCGGCCCCCCCGGAGAAGAGATTTATTGTGACAATTTTGGCCGCGTGAAGGTCCAATTCGAATGGAATCGCCACACACCTGCCGACGAGCACTCCAGCTGCTGGATCCGCGTCAGCCAGAACTGGGGCGGAGGCGGCTGGGGCCATATGGCCATCCCGCGCATTGGCCAGGAAGTCATCGTGGATTTCTTCGACGGGGATGCCGACCAACCCATCATCACCGGCCGTACCTACAACGCCCGCAACCGCCCTCCTTACAAACTGCCCGAACACAAGACCAAAATGGTGATCCGCTCCGATACCCATAAAGGCAGCGGATTCAACGAGCTCAGCTTCGAGGATGAGGCCGGGCGCGAAAACATCGCCCTGCACGCGCAAAAAGACCAGACGCTGAAGGTTCTCAACAACCGAATGAAACGTATCGACAATGATCAGATCGAAAGCGTCGGCAGCAATAAAGCCATCGAAGTAGGAAGCAATCATCAGGAGAAGATCGGCGGCAGTATGAACCTGTCGGTCGGCGGCGGCCCCCTGGGCCTGTTCGGCCTGCTGGGCGCGGTGGCGGCGGCCGGTGGTCAGGACGCATTGGCTGGGTCAGAAGCGGTCGGTAATCCGATCATCTCGAAGTTCGTCGGGGCTCTGGCCGCAGCAGGGGCCGCCGCCGAAGTCGCCACGCTGGGCGGCAATGCCGGATTCTCCGGGGCGGGCGGGAACCGGCGCGAAGCCGGGGCGGCGCAAAGCTCTGCCGGGTCGACCCTTGGATCCCTGCTGTCTTCGGTCATGCCGATGTCGGGCATCAAGACAACCATGGTCGAGAAGCTCGTCTCGGACACCATCGGCCTTGCGCGCACCGAGCAGATCGGCGCCTACAAGAACACCAGTGTGGGCCACACGATGACCGTGCATGTCGGCAAGGAGTTCATCATCAACGTCGGCAAATCCAAGTTCGTGATGGATAGCGACGGCAATGTCACGATCATCGGCACCAAGTTCAACTTTGCCGCCTCTGGCCATGTCCAGATCAACGGCAAAATCATTGATCTGAACTGA
- a CDS encoding helix-turn-helix domain-containing protein, with translation MKFGRKLKLTPHQQDQVRAMLKDGQPIRAIDRHFNVGVATIDRIKRKTELS, from the coding sequence GTGAAGTTCGGACGCAAGCTGAAGCTGACACCACATCAACAAGATCAGGTCAGAGCCATGCTCAAAGACGGTCAGCCCATCCGGGCCATCGACCGCCACTTCAACGTCGGCGTCGCTACAATCGACCGCATCAAGCGTAAAACCGAGCTCTCATGA
- a CDS encoding recombinase family protein, with protein MILGYARVSTKDQNLEGQNDALTAAGAERIFADTITGTARARPELDRLLKELRAGDVVVVTKYDRLARSLKDLLQIVDLIQSHNAGFRSLGEDIDTTTPAGRLVFHVFASIAQFERERIVERTKEGLQAARKRGRVGGRPPVLSPSQKVEVQRMRDVEMRSVPEIAALFKVSQKTVRRVT; from the coding sequence ATGATTTTAGGATACGCCCGCGTCTCGACCAAGGACCAGAACCTCGAAGGCCAGAACGACGCCCTCACCGCCGCTGGGGCAGAACGGATTTTCGCAGATACGATTACTGGAACCGCCCGAGCTCGTCCGGAGTTGGACCGACTACTTAAAGAACTTCGGGCTGGAGATGTGGTCGTCGTTACAAAGTATGACCGGCTCGCTCGCAGTCTAAAGGACCTCCTGCAGATCGTCGACCTGATCCAATCCCACAACGCAGGATTCCGGTCCTTGGGAGAAGATATCGACACGACCACACCTGCCGGTCGGCTGGTATTTCACGTGTTCGCTTCTATTGCCCAGTTTGAGCGCGAGCGGATCGTCGAGCGGACAAAAGAAGGACTACAGGCAGCTCGGAAACGGGGTCGGGTTGGGGGCAGGCCGCCTGTGCTTTCACCAAGCCAGAAGGTTGAGGTGCAACGGATGCGTGATGTGGAGATGCGTTCGGTCCCAGAGATTGCTGCACTTTTCAAGGTTAGCCAGAAGACAGTCCGTAGGGTAACATGA